A segment of the Serratia fonticola genome:
GGCTGCGATGCTGATCCACCGTCAGGCGGAAACCCAGACCAAATTCGGCGTTGTCTTCAAACAGAGAGTTCGCCCATGCCGGACCGCGCCCCTCGGCATTCGTGGTATAAGGCGTGGTTGGTAGATTACCGCCATAAATTGAAGAACAACCGGTCGCATTGGCAATCAGCAGGCGATCGCCATAAAGCTGGGTGAGCAGCTTGATGTAAGGCGTTTCACCACAACCGGAGCAGGCACCGGAGTATTCAAACAACGGAGAGATCAACTGTGAGGTCCGTATGTCGATACGTTCCATCTGGGCTGGGTCAATTTCCGGCAGTTGCAGGAAGAAGTCGTAATGGGCTTTTTCCTCAGCCAGATGCGTAAGACGAGAAGCCATATTGATCGCTTTGATTTCTGGATCCTGGCGATCTTTGGCCGGGCAAACCTCCACACACAGGTTGCAACCGGTGCAATCTTCTGGTGCGACCTGCAGCACATATTTCTGTCCGCGCATATCCCGCGCTTTCACATCCAGCGATTGCAGCGTAGCAGGGGCATGTTCCATGGCGGTTGGCTGAACCACCTTGGCACGAATGGCTGAATGCGGGCAGGCGGCGACGCAGTGGTTACACTGGGTACACAAATCAGGTTGCCAGATGGGGATTTCTTCCGCGATGTTGCGTTTTTCCCACTGGGTGGTGCCGACAGGCCAGGTGCCGTCAGGTGGAAACGCGGAAACTGGCAAGGTGTCACCCAGCCCGGCAAGCATCACGGCAGTCACTGTCTTGACGAAATGGGGGGCGGCATCAGAAACCACCGGTGGGCGTATCGGGCTGCGGTTATCAATTGACTGTAACGGAATTTCCGTCAGGGCGCCCAGCGTTGCTGCCAAAGCCTGCCAGTTGCGTTCGACAATTTCCTGCCCTTTACTGCTGTAGCTGCGGGCAATGGCATCCTGCAGCTGTTGCAAGGCAACCTCGCTGGGCAAGATTTGCGTCAAGTGGAAGAAAGCCATCTGCATCACGGTGTTGATGCGTGCGCCCAGATGGCATTCGCGCGCCAGTTTAGCCGCATTGATGATATAGAATTTAGCCTGGCGCTGAAGCAGGATCGCCTGAACCTCCTGGGGGAGACGTGACCAGACCTCTTCTGCGCTATAAGGGGTATTAAGCAAGAAAATACCGCCAGGTTTCAGCCGCTCCGCCATTTGGTACTTGTCGATAAACTGCAACTGGTGGCAGCCAACAAAGTCAGCACGATTGACCAGATAGGCCGAATTGATGGGCTTTTCGCTGACGCGTAGATGCGAAACCGTCAGGCCACCGGCCTTTTTCGAGTCATAGACAAAATAACCTTGTGCGTACATGGGCGTACTGTTGCCGATGATTTTGATGTTGTTCTTGGTCGCAGAAACGGAACCGTCGCTGCCTAAGCCGTAGAACAGCGCCTCCAACGAAGCGCTTTGTGGCAGGGTTTCTTCGACTAATGGCAGAGAAAGGCCGGTCACATCGTCGAAAATACCCACGGTAAAGCGGGGACGTGGTTGATCCAGCATCAACTCGCGGAATACGGCCAATGCGCAATCTGGGCCAAACTCTTTGGAGGACAGCCCATAACGGCCGCCAATCACCCGTGGCAGGGTGGCACGTTCGCCACGGCTAAAGGCTTCTGCCAGCGCGGTCATGACATCCAGATACAGCGGTTCCGCCAATGCGCCAGGCTCTTTGGTGCGATCCAGTACGGCAATTTTTTGTACGCTGTCAGGTAACGCGGCGATCAGATGTTTGGCTGAGAATGGGCGGAACAGCCGGACTTTCAGCATGCCCACTTTCTCACCACGTGTCAGCAGGTGTTCGATCACTTCTTCACAGGTGCCAATAGCGGACCCCATCAGGATCACGACGCGATCGGCCTGCGGATGGCCATAATACTCAAAAGGCTGATAGCTGCGGCCCGTGATGCTGGCAAATTTGTCCATTGCTTCGCAGACATGGCGATAAGTATTGTCGTACCACGGGTTGGTGGCCTCCCGCGATTGGAAATAGGTATCCGGATTGGCCGAGGTGCCACGCATCACCGGATGGTCCGGTGACAGTGCGCGGCTGCGATGCGCATCGATGGCGTCCTGCGGCATCATTTGTTGTAGCGTATCGTCACTCAGCGGAACGATTTTGTTGATTTCGTGTGAGGTACGGAAGCCATCAAAGAAATGGATGAAAGGCAAACGGCTGTTCAGCGTAGCGGTCTGGGCGATCAACGCGAAGTCCTGGGCTTCCTGTACATTGCTGGCACAAAGCATGGCACAACCGGTCTGGCGCACGGCCATCACATCGGAATGATCGCCAAAGATCGACAAGGCATGTGTCGCGACGGTACGTGCGGCGACGTGTAATACAAACGGCGTCAGTTCCCCGGCCAGTTTGTATAACGTCGGGATCATCAGCAACAATCCCTGAGATGAGGTGAAGGACGTCGACAGGGCACCGGTCTGCAAGGCGCCATGAACGGTGGCAATGGCACCGCCTTCGGATTGCATTTCCACGACGCGGGGGATGTCTCCCCAGATATTCTTCCTGCCGTCACCAGACCAGGTATCAGCCTGTTCTGCCATGGTCGAACTCGGGGTAATAGGATAAATGGCAATCACTTCATTGGTGCGGTAAGCCACGGAAGCGACAGCATTATTACCGTCTGTAGTAATCATCTGTAGTACCTTTCTTTGCCCACAACGCTGCAAAAGCAGGCCTCTTGCAGTAATCATCAAAGTCTAACAGAGGGGTTTATTTCCGCTTTATCGCGTTTGTGTGGCACACAAAACAGGGATGTAACGTGATATTTCGTTAAGAAATAATTACTATTTGCTGGGCAACGGTAACTGTTGTTATGGTTTAACGTTAATTTAATCCCCGCGTATCATAATGATTAAACGCTATACAGACAGAAGAACAGAACAATGACTGGATTGATGTATTTAACGATGGCGATTATCGCAGAAGTGATCGCGACTACGATGCTGAAAGCGTCAGAAGGGTTTACCCGACTATGGCCTTCACTGGTGGTCGTTGCGGGCTATGCCATCGCATTTTGGGGGCTTTCCATGGTGGTGAAAACCATGCCGTTAGGCATTGTTTATGCCATTTGGTCAGGGATGGGGATCGTGCTGGTTTCTATTGCCGCGCTATTTATTTATCAGCAGAAATTAGACTTGCCCGCTGTGATCGGTATGGGGTTAATTGTTGCTGGTGTGATGGTCATTAATTTACTGTCAAAAACGGCAGCGCATTAATTTCGCTTTGCTGAAAAGCCAGCGTAACATCCGCTTACGCTGGTTGCAGAAGGTAACAATAATACCCCATCATTTTCATTGTGATATTTCTAGCTAATATCCAGAGAGCGTACGCCCGGTACGGCCATGATCTGTTGATAAATATCGGCTATTTGTCGACGGGGTGATAACGTGACTTCCAGCGATAATTCGCAACTTTCTGTTTCACCTTCGCGTTGGGTCACAGACAAATGAGCTGGGCGGATCCGCATCTTCTGTAACGTCACCAACACGGCAGGAACGCTTTGAGGCGTCAGCTGCAGCAGCATAAAATGGTGGTGCCCGATGAGCCGGTTACTTAACTGGCGGAAAAGCTCCAATACCACCAGTGTCATCAAGGTGCCGTAAAGACCTATTTCATATAATCCGCTGCCGATCACCAGGCCAATCGCCGCCGTTACCCACAACCCTGCGGCCGTAGTCAGTCCTTTGACCACCTGTTTCTGGATCATGATCGTGCCCGCGCCGAGAAAACCCATACCGCTCACAACCTGGGCCGCAACGCGGCTAGGGTCTAACCCGACGTGTGAAAGTTTGAGGATATCGTCGAAACCATATTTTGAAACAATCATAAACATGGCACTGCCAATACCCACCAGAATGTGGGTGCGCAATCCGGCTTCTTTAGATCGCAGTTGGCGCTCAAGGCCAATTAAGCCGCCTAGTGCGCCAGCGACGGCGATACGAAGGAGCAGGTCTGTAATCATGAGCGTAAATCCTATATTGGTCTGGTAACCTGAGGAGAATGGACTTTCAGGTCAAAAAAACGGCAAATTAATGCTTAATCATATTTCCATTATTAAGCTAACAAGCTAGATTAAATAAGTTTGCTTCCGCAGTCTTGCCTGCAACATTGAGCAATAGCGCGGATGGACATCAAAGATAACAAAACGAGCCCGCAGATAAAGTGGCCCGAGTTATCAGCAATGGCAATTTACACAGCATCATTCAGGTTCAGAGGTACAAATAATGTTCACAGCAAAATGGCTGCTTGTTGGCGCAGTATTGTCTTTGGCTGCCTGCAGCAGTAACAACGAGGAACCCCCGCAAATCGCCACCAGTGCCAATATTGGTGTGATACCCACCAGTGAAAACTGTGCCAGCCTGGGTGGCGTCACCACCATCGCACACACGTTGAATGGTGATGCGCTCAGAATGTGCCAGATGCCGAATGGTAAACAGTGCGAAGAGACAGCGCTGGGCCGTGGGGCCTGTGCCAGCCGTTGAGAACGTGCCGGGCCATCATGTGGCCCGGTGAGACAACCTAATATACCCAGTCTCGCAAGCTATACACTAGCTGATGATCGCTGCCGCTCAGCGTTAACTGCTGGCCGTTGAGCGTGACTTTCGCTCCGTTTTCCAGCACGGTCGCGATTGTTTTATCCCACTGATTACGCGATGGGTCTGTACACATCATGCGTGTGGAGGCGAGGTTTTTTACCGTCAGAACACCATTTTCCAACTGGCCTTGGCCAAAGAAGCGGTTACACATCGCGCCTGAGATAGCCAACTTTTCGCCAAACTCGATATTGGGGCCGCTACCCTGTTTAGCGTCAACAGCCAAGCCGTCTACGCTTTGCAAGACAAAATGATGATGTAACAGGTCGTTTTCCACCACTATTTTGCCCGTTGGGTTGGTCTGATTGACGCCACATCCTGCCAATAGCGCGGTTGCTAATGCTATAGCGATCCTTTTTTTCATTTTTGCTCCAAGAATGTTATGGCCAGATTTTAACGATGAAGGGGATAACGCAGAAGTGAGGGGCGCTGATGCGCCCCATAAACATCGGGTGGTTAACCGACAAGGTTAGGACAAGGCTCACCCGCTGTGAGCTGTTCGATATTCTTTAAGGTGGTTTCCGAAATGCTGGTTAACGCCTCTTCAGTCAGGAACGCCTGGTGGCCGGTGAACAGCACGTTATGGCAGGCAGATAACCGGCGGAAAATGTCATCCTGAATCACGTCGTTGGATTTGTCTTCAAAGAACAAATCGCGTTCATTCTCGTATACGTCCATCCCTAAGGCGCCAATTTTTTGCTGTTTCAAGGCGTCAATCGCGGCGGAGGAGTCAATCAGAGCACCGCGGCTGGTGTTAATGACCATCACTCCGTCTTTCATCATTGCGAAAGCATCAGCATTCAGTAGGTGATGGTTTTCCGGCGTGAGTGGGCAATGCAGAGTGATCACATCAGATTGGGCGTATAAGGTTTTCAGATCGACATATTCCGCGCCCAACTCCAACGCCTGCGCGCTTGGGTAGGGATCATAGGCCAGCAACTTCATGCCAAAACCCTTCAGAATGCGCATTGTGGCAACGCCAATCTTGCCGGTGCCGATCACCCCGGCAGTACGGTTATGCATGTTGAAACCGATCAATCCCTCCAGCGAGAAGTTGGCATCGCGGGTACGTTGATAGGCACGATGAATGCGGCGGTTAAGGCACATCATCATCCCAACGGCATGTTCGGCCACGGCCTCGGGTGAATAGGCCGGAACGCGGACAACCTTGATACCCAGCGCTTTGGCTGCATCAAGGTCGACGTTATTGAACCCGGCGCAACGTAGGGCCAGGATCTCTACCCCGAGAGCGGCAAGCTCTTCCAGAACTTCACGGCTGCCGTCGTCATTAACAAAAATACAGACGGCCTTGCATCCGAT
Coding sequences within it:
- the nifJ gene encoding pyruvate:ferredoxin (flavodoxin) oxidoreductase is translated as MITTDGNNAVASVAYRTNEVIAIYPITPSSTMAEQADTWSGDGRKNIWGDIPRVVEMQSEGGAIATVHGALQTGALSTSFTSSQGLLLMIPTLYKLAGELTPFVLHVAARTVATHALSIFGDHSDVMAVRQTGCAMLCASNVQEAQDFALIAQTATLNSRLPFIHFFDGFRTSHEINKIVPLSDDTLQQMMPQDAIDAHRSRALSPDHPVMRGTSANPDTYFQSREATNPWYDNTYRHVCEAMDKFASITGRSYQPFEYYGHPQADRVVILMGSAIGTCEEVIEHLLTRGEKVGMLKVRLFRPFSAKHLIAALPDSVQKIAVLDRTKEPGALAEPLYLDVMTALAEAFSRGERATLPRVIGGRYGLSSKEFGPDCALAVFRELMLDQPRPRFTVGIFDDVTGLSLPLVEETLPQSASLEALFYGLGSDGSVSATKNNIKIIGNSTPMYAQGYFVYDSKKAGGLTVSHLRVSEKPINSAYLVNRADFVGCHQLQFIDKYQMAERLKPGGIFLLNTPYSAEEVWSRLPQEVQAILLQRQAKFYIINAAKLARECHLGARINTVMQMAFFHLTQILPSEVALQQLQDAIARSYSSKGQEIVERNWQALAATLGALTEIPLQSIDNRSPIRPPVVSDAAPHFVKTVTAVMLAGLGDTLPVSAFPPDGTWPVGTTQWEKRNIAEEIPIWQPDLCTQCNHCVAACPHSAIRAKVVQPTAMEHAPATLQSLDVKARDMRGQKYVLQVAPEDCTGCNLCVEVCPAKDRQDPEIKAINMASRLTHLAEEKAHYDFFLQLPEIDPAQMERIDIRTSQLISPLFEYSGACSGCGETPYIKLLTQLYGDRLLIANATGCSSIYGGNLPTTPYTTNAEGRGPAWANSLFEDNAEFGLGFRLTVDQHRSRVLRLLDTLAPQLPAQLVTALQAEEMATRSRREQIAQLRSLLANIKGNDARQLATDADYLVDKSIWLIGGDGWAYDIGFGGLDHVLSLTENVNVLVLDTQCYSNTGGQQSKATPLGAVTKFGEHGKRKARKDLGVSMMMYGHVYVAQISLGAQLNQTVKAIQEAEAYPGPSLIIAYSPCEEHGYDLALSHDQMKQLTATGFWPLYRFDPRRAVEGKAALALDSRPPNSELTETLNKEQRFRRLNTQQPEVAAALYKAAEKELKEKYDFLSLLAGKAEKAPSE
- a CDS encoding SMR family transporter gives rise to the protein MTGLMYLTMAIIAEVIATTMLKASEGFTRLWPSLVVVAGYAIAFWGLSMVVKTMPLGIVYAIWSGMGIVLVSIAALFIYQQKLDLPAVIGMGLIVAGVMVINLLSKTAAH
- a CDS encoding MgtC/SapB family protein; translation: MITDLLLRIAVAGALGGLIGLERQLRSKEAGLRTHILVGIGSAMFMIVSKYGFDDILKLSHVGLDPSRVAAQVVSGMGFLGAGTIMIQKQVVKGLTTAAGLWVTAAIGLVIGSGLYEIGLYGTLMTLVVLELFRQLSNRLIGHHHFMLLQLTPQSVPAVLVTLQKMRIRPAHLSVTQREGETESCELSLEVTLSPRRQIADIYQQIMAVPGVRSLDIS
- a CDS encoding DUF333 domain-containing protein, coding for MFTAKWLLVGAVLSLAACSSNNEEPPQIATSANIGVIPTSENCASLGGVTTIAHTLNGDALRMCQMPNGKQCEETALGRGACASR
- the hslJ gene encoding heat shock protein HslJ, whose amino-acid sequence is MKKRIAIALATALLAGCGVNQTNPTGKIVVENDLLHHHFVLQSVDGLAVDAKQGSGPNIEFGEKLAISGAMCNRFFGQGQLENGVLTVKNLASTRMMCTDPSRNQWDKTIATVLENGAKVTLNGQQLTLSGSDHQLVYSLRDWVY
- a CDS encoding 2-hydroxyacid dehydrogenase: MKMAIYSTKQYDRKYLELVNQQFGYELEFFDFLLSKKTAKTAIGCKAVCIFVNDDGSREVLEELAALGVEILALRCAGFNNVDLDAAKALGIKVVRVPAYSPEAVAEHAVGMMMCLNRRIHRAYQRTRDANFSLEGLIGFNMHNRTAGVIGTGKIGVATMRILKGFGMKLLAYDPYPSAQALELGAEYVDLKTLYAQSDVITLHCPLTPENHHLLNADAFAMMKDGVMVINTSRGALIDSSAAIDALKQQKIGALGMDVYENERDLFFEDKSNDVIQDDIFRRLSACHNVLFTGHQAFLTEEALTSISETTLKNIEQLTAGEPCPNLVG